The proteins below come from a single Staphylococcus sp. MI 10-1553 genomic window:
- the pcrA gene encoding DNA helicase PcrA produces the protein MNPLVANMNKEQSEAVRTTEGPLLIMAGAGSGKTRVLTHRIAYLLDEKDVSPYNILAITFTNKAAKEMKERVQALVGEEAEVIWMSTFHSMCVRILRRDADRIGIERNFTIIDPTDQKSVIKDVLKRENIDPKKYEPRIFIGEISKLKNELLTPAKAEAEAHDFYSRMVATVYKGYQHQLVRNQALDFDDLIMTTIQLFERVPEVLDFYQNKFQYIHVDEYQDTNTAQYTLVNMLAQKFKNLCVVGDSDQSIYGWRGANIHNILSFEKDYPNARTIFLEQNYRSTKTILQAANEVIRHNTERKPKGLWTANQQGEKIHYYEAMSERDETEYVVGEIFKQQKKGKRYKDMAVLYRTNAQSRVLEETFLKSNIPYVMVGGQKFYDRKEIKDLLSYLRLIANSADDISLQRIINVPKRGIGPSSVEKIATYAADHELTMFDALAEVDFIGLSKKVTQAAAEFYQLMSNLMQEQEFLEISEIVDEVLEKSGYREMLERDQSLESRSRLENIDEFMSVPVDYEKNTPLEEQSLINFLTDLSLVADVDEANLEDGVTLMTMHSAKGLEFPIVFIIGMEESIFPHIRAIKSDNEHEMEEERRISYVAITRAEEELYLSHATSRTLFGRPQSNARSRFLNEIPEELLDLPERQQATTIGMKKRQPAKRGFSQRAVKNSTSSASASNWKVGDKVMHQSWGEGMVSNVNNKNGSIELDIIFKSEGPKRLLAQFAPIEKKED, from the coding sequence ATGAATCCACTCGTTGCAAATATGAATAAAGAACAGAGTGAAGCGGTGCGTACGACTGAGGGACCGCTTTTAATTATGGCAGGTGCAGGTTCTGGTAAAACGAGAGTACTCACGCATCGAATTGCCTATTTATTAGATGAAAAAGATGTATCTCCATACAATATTTTAGCGATTACTTTTACGAATAAAGCGGCAAAGGAAATGAAAGAACGTGTTCAAGCACTTGTAGGCGAAGAGGCAGAAGTGATTTGGATGTCAACGTTCCACTCAATGTGTGTGCGCATTTTGCGACGTGATGCAGATCGTATCGGTATTGAACGCAACTTTACGATTATCGATCCAACCGACCAAAAATCAGTCATTAAAGATGTTTTAAAACGAGAAAATATCGACCCGAAAAAGTATGAACCGAGAATTTTTATTGGAGAAATCAGTAAACTTAAAAACGAATTATTGACACCTGCAAAAGCAGAGGCAGAAGCACATGACTTTTATTCACGCATGGTTGCTACGGTATACAAGGGATATCAACACCAGCTCGTTCGTAACCAAGCATTAGATTTTGATGATTTGATTATGACGACGATTCAATTGTTTGAACGTGTGCCGGAAGTGTTAGATTTTTATCAAAACAAATTCCAATATATCCATGTAGATGAATATCAAGATACGAACACAGCGCAATATACATTAGTGAATATGTTAGCGCAAAAGTTTAAAAATCTATGTGTTGTAGGGGATTCAGACCAATCTATTTATGGTTGGCGTGGCGCAAATATCCACAATATTTTATCGTTTGAAAAAGATTATCCGAATGCACGTACGATCTTTTTAGAGCAAAACTATCGCTCGACTAAGACCATCTTACAAGCGGCTAACGAGGTGATTCGTCATAATACGGAACGTAAACCTAAAGGATTGTGGACAGCAAACCAGCAAGGTGAAAAAATTCATTATTATGAAGCGATGAGTGAGCGCGATGAAACTGAATATGTCGTTGGGGAAATTTTCAAACAGCAAAAAAAGGGTAAACGTTATAAAGACATGGCGGTACTTTATCGAACAAATGCGCAATCACGTGTACTCGAGGAAACATTTTTGAAATCCAACATTCCTTACGTCATGGTCGGCGGGCAAAAGTTCTATGATCGTAAAGAGATTAAAGACTTATTGAGCTATTTGCGATTAATTGCGAATAGTGCCGATGATATCAGTTTACAACGTATTATTAACGTGCCAAAGCGTGGTATCGGACCGTCTTCAGTTGAAAAAATAGCAACATATGCCGCAGATCACGAGTTAACGATGTTTGATGCATTGGCAGAAGTCGACTTTATCGGGCTATCGAAAAAGGTGACACAAGCAGCGGCAGAATTTTATCAATTGATGTCGAACTTAATGCAAGAACAAGAATTTCTAGAGATTTCAGAAATTGTAGATGAAGTACTAGAAAAATCAGGCTATCGTGAAATGTTAGAACGTGATCAATCATTAGAATCACGCAGCCGTTTGGAAAATATTGATGAATTTATGTCAGTACCTGTCGATTATGAAAAAAACACTCCTTTAGAGGAGCAGTCGCTGATCAATTTCTTAACGGACTTATCATTAGTCGCGGATGTAGACGAAGCCAACTTAGAAGACGGTGTGACGTTAATGACGATGCACTCAGCGAAAGGGCTGGAGTTCCCAATTGTGTTTATTATTGGTATGGAAGAATCGATTTTCCCACACATTCGCGCGATTAAAAGTGACAATGAGCACGAAATGGAAGAAGAACGACGTATCAGTTATGTGGCGATTACACGTGCTGAAGAAGAACTTTATTTATCACATGCCACATCACGTACGTTATTTGGACGTCCGCAAAGCAATGCACGTTCACGTTTCTTAAATGAAATTCCAGAAGAACTGCTTGATTTACCAGAACGTCAACAAGCTACGACTATCGGTATGAAAAAACGTCAACCGGCTAAACGTGGTTTTAGTCAACGTGCAGTGAAAAATTCAACTTCATCAGCATCAGCGTCAAATTGGAAAGTCGGCGATAAAGTGATGCATCAATCATGGGGTGAAGGCATGGTTTCGAACGTCAATAATAAAAATGGCTCTATCGAATTGGATATTATTTTCAAATCTGAAGGGCCGAAGCGTTTACTTGCACAATTTGCGCCTATTGAAAAGAAGGAGGATTAA
- the gatC gene encoding Asp-tRNA(Asn)/Glu-tRNA(Gln) amidotransferase subunit GatC: MAEITKDQVAHIANLARLNVTEEDTSDMQQTLEGILNFCHQIDAVDTEQVKPTHHVLDLQNVLREDVAVQGLPQEKVLSNAKEVEAGQFKVPAVMNGEDA; the protein is encoded by the coding sequence ATGGCGGAAATTACCAAAGATCAGGTTGCACATATTGCCAATCTTGCGCGTTTAAATGTGACTGAAGAAGATACAAGTGATATGCAGCAAACATTAGAAGGTATTTTAAATTTTTGTCATCAAATTGATGCTGTTGATACTGAACAAGTAAAACCAACGCATCATGTATTAGATCTACAGAACGTTTTACGTGAAGACGTGGCAGTACAAGGGTTGCCACAAGAAAAAGTATTGAGTAATGCCAAAGAAGTTGAAGCTGGACAATTTAAAGTACCAGCAGTTATGAATGGGGAGGACGCATAA
- the ligA gene encoding NAD-dependent DNA ligase LigA: protein MSSIAQRVETLHKLLHQYNYEYHVQDNPSVPDSEYDKLLHELIDIETKHPDLKTSDSPTVRVGGEAQSSFEKVNHDTPMLSLSNAFNETDLRKFDQRVRDAVGEVEYMCELKIDGLAVSLKYVDGKLVQGLTRGDGITGEDITENLKTIYAIPLTLNKKISFEVRGEAYMPRQSFLKLNETKAVRDEQPFANPRNAAAGSLRQLDSKLAAARKLDIFLYSINDFTELDASTQSEALDELDELGFKTNHEREKVGTIDEVLEYIEKWTNQREQLPYDIDGIVIKVNHLEHQEEMGFTQKSPRWAIAYKFPAEEVITELLDIELSIGRTGVVTPTAILEPVRVAGTTVSRASLHNEDLIHDKDIRIGDSVVIKKAGDIIPEVVRVILDRRPEDAKTYHMPTHCPSCDHELVRIEGEVALRCINPKCQAQLVEGLIHFVSRQAMNIDGLGTKMIEQLYTHELIKDIADIFYLTKEDLLPLERMGEKKAQKLIDAIETSKERSLENLLFGLGIRHLGVKASQVLAEKYETMDRLLTVTEDELVEIYDVGEKLAQSLVTYLENEDIRALIEKLKSKGVNMTFKGQKLSQIEGHPEFAGKTIVLTGKLQQMTRNEASNWLKLQGAKVTSSVTKSTDLVIAGEDAGSKLTKAESLGTMIWTEQDFIDKQNEINK from the coding sequence ATGTCATCTATAGCTCAACGTGTTGAAACATTGCACAAATTATTACACCAATACAACTATGAATATCACGTTCAAGATAATCCTAGTGTCCCAGATAGTGAATATGACAAATTATTACATGAATTGATTGATATTGAGACAAAACACCCTGACCTGAAAACTTCGGATTCGCCTACTGTCCGTGTAGGTGGAGAGGCCCAGTCATCGTTTGAAAAGGTCAATCATGATACACCGATGTTAAGCTTATCGAACGCATTTAATGAAACAGATTTAAGAAAGTTCGATCAACGTGTGCGCGATGCAGTCGGTGAAGTCGAATATATGTGTGAATTGAAAATTGATGGTTTAGCCGTGTCATTAAAGTATGTCGATGGAAAGCTCGTTCAAGGCTTAACACGTGGTGACGGGATAACGGGTGAAGATATTACTGAAAATTTAAAGACGATTTACGCGATTCCGCTCACTTTAAACAAGAAAATCTCGTTTGAAGTGCGAGGGGAAGCATATATGCCGCGTCAATCATTTTTGAAGTTGAATGAGACAAAAGCAGTGCGCGATGAACAGCCGTTTGCCAATCCGAGAAATGCGGCAGCTGGGTCGTTGCGTCAACTCGATTCAAAACTTGCGGCAGCACGTAAACTGGACATCTTTTTATACAGTATTAACGACTTTACAGAGCTCGATGCTTCAACGCAAAGTGAAGCATTAGATGAACTCGATGAACTCGGTTTTAAAACGAACCATGAACGTGAAAAAGTAGGCACGATTGATGAAGTGCTTGAATATATTGAAAAATGGACAAACCAACGTGAACAATTGCCTTATGATATTGATGGGATTGTCATTAAAGTGAATCATCTTGAGCACCAAGAGGAGATGGGTTTTACACAAAAATCACCAAGATGGGCTATTGCATACAAGTTTCCAGCTGAAGAAGTCATCACAGAACTATTAGATATTGAGTTGAGTATTGGACGTACTGGGGTAGTGACCCCGACTGCTATTTTGGAACCAGTACGTGTGGCAGGTACAACCGTTTCTCGAGCGTCTTTACATAACGAGGACTTAATTCATGATAAAGATATTCGTATTGGTGATAGTGTCGTTATTAAAAAAGCAGGGGACATTATTCCAGAAGTTGTGCGTGTTATTTTAGACCGTCGACCAGAAGATGCCAAGACGTATCATATGCCGACACATTGTCCAAGTTGTGATCATGAACTCGTTCGCATTGAAGGCGAAGTAGCTTTACGCTGTATCAACCCGAAATGTCAGGCACAGCTCGTTGAAGGTTTGATTCATTTTGTGTCTCGACAAGCGATGAATATTGACGGTTTAGGTACGAAAATGATTGAACAATTGTATACGCACGAGTTGATTAAAGACATAGCTGACATTTTCTACCTTACGAAAGAAGATTTATTACCGTTAGAACGTATGGGCGAAAAGAAAGCACAAAAATTAATTGATGCGATTGAAACTTCAAAAGAACGCTCTCTCGAAAACTTATTATTTGGACTGGGCATTCGTCATTTAGGTGTGAAAGCGAGTCAAGTGTTAGCTGAAAAATACGAAACGATGGACCGTTTATTAACCGTTACGGAAGATGAATTAGTTGAAATTTATGATGTCGGTGAAAAGTTAGCGCAATCGTTAGTGACGTATTTAGAAAATGAAGACATTCGTGCACTGATTGAAAAGTTAAAATCAAAAGGTGTCAATATGACGTTTAAAGGTCAAAAATTATCGCAAATTGAAGGTCATCCAGAGTTTGCGGGTAAAACGATTGTCTTAACAGGTAAACTTCAACAAATGACACGTAATGAAGCATCGAATTGGTTGAAATTACAAGGCGCAAAAGTGACAAGTAGCGTAACAAAGTCCACAGATCTTGTCATTGCAGGTGAAGATGCAGGTTCAAAATTAACAAAAGCAGAATCACTTGGTACAATGATTTGGACAGAACAAGATTTTATTGATAAGCAAAATGAAATTAATAAGTAA
- the gatB gene encoding Asp-tRNA(Asn)/Glu-tRNA(Gln) amidotransferase subunit GatB, with protein sequence MHFETIIGLEVHVELKTDSKMFSNAPVAYGAEPNTNTTVIDLGYPGVLPTVNRRAVDWSMRAAMALNMEVATESKFDRKNYFYPDNPKAYQISQLDQPIGENGYIDIEVNGETKRIGITRLHMEEDAGKSTHKNGYSLVDLNRQGTPLVEIVSEPDIRSPEEAYAYLEKLRAIIQYTGVSDGKMEEGSLRCDANVSLRPYGQKEFGTKAELKNLNSFNNVRKGLEYEVKRQEEELLNGGEILQETRRFDESTGKTILMRVKEASDDYRYFPEPDIVPLYIDEAWKARVRESIPELPDARKEKYVKQFGLPAYDAHVLTLTKEMSDFFEAAVEEGADVKMISNWLMGGVNEYLNKNQIELQDTGLTPANLAGMIKLIEDGTMSSKIAKKVFPELAQNGGDAKQIMKDKGLVQISDEGAVLEFVQQAIAENPQSVEDYKNGKGKAMGFLVGQIMKLSKGQANPQLANQLLKQELDKQ encoded by the coding sequence ATGCATTTTGAAACAATAATCGGACTTGAAGTCCATGTTGAATTGAAAACAGACTCAAAAATGTTTTCAAATGCGCCAGTAGCATACGGTGCTGAGCCAAATACAAACACAACCGTGATCGATTTAGGTTATCCTGGTGTCTTACCAACGGTTAACCGTCGTGCAGTGGACTGGTCAATGCGAGCAGCGATGGCCTTGAATATGGAAGTTGCAACAGAATCTAAGTTTGACCGTAAAAACTATTTCTATCCAGATAACCCGAAAGCTTACCAAATTTCACAATTAGATCAGCCTATTGGTGAAAATGGCTATATTGATATTGAAGTAAATGGTGAAACAAAACGTATTGGTATAACAAGATTGCACATGGAAGAAGATGCAGGGAAATCGACACATAAAAACGGCTACTCACTTGTTGACTTAAACCGTCAAGGGACACCACTTGTTGAAATCGTTTCTGAACCTGATATTCGCTCACCAGAAGAGGCGTATGCCTATTTAGAAAAGTTACGCGCTATTATTCAATATACAGGCGTATCAGACGGAAAAATGGAAGAAGGTTCATTACGTTGTGATGCAAACGTGTCTTTACGTCCATACGGTCAAAAAGAGTTTGGTACGAAAGCCGAACTTAAAAACTTAAACTCATTTAACAACGTGCGTAAAGGTTTAGAATATGAAGTGAAACGTCAAGAGGAAGAATTGTTAAATGGCGGTGAAATTTTACAAGAGACACGTCGTTTTGATGAATCAACAGGTAAAACGATTTTAATGCGTGTTAAAGAAGCGTCAGATGACTACCGTTACTTCCCAGAACCAGATATCGTGCCTTTATATATCGATGAAGCATGGAAAGCACGCGTTCGTGAATCAATCCCTGAATTACCGGATGCACGTAAAGAAAAATACGTGAAACAATTTGGTTTACCAGCTTATGACGCACATGTTTTAACATTAACAAAAGAGATGTCAGATTTCTTTGAAGCGGCTGTTGAAGAAGGCGCAGATGTGAAAATGATCTCGAACTGGTTAATGGGTGGTGTGAACGAATATCTCAATAAAAACCAAATTGAGTTACAAGATACAGGCCTTACACCAGCAAACTTAGCAGGTATGATTAAATTAATTGAAGACGGCACAATGAGTAGTAAAATTGCGAAAAAAGTGTTCCCAGAATTAGCACAAAATGGTGGGGACGCGAAGCAAATTATGAAAGATAAAGGTCTTGTTCAAATTTCTGATGAAGGTGCTGTTTTAGAATTTGTACAACAAGCGATTGCTGAAAACCCACAATCTGTTGAAGATTATAAGAATGGCAAAGGTAAGGCAATGGGCTTCTTAGTTGGACAAATTATGAAGTTGTCGAAAGGTCAAGCGAATCCACAACTTGCGAATCAGTTGTTGAAGCAAGAGTTGGATAAGCAATAG
- the gatA gene encoding Asp-tRNA(Asn)/Glu-tRNA(Gln) amidotransferase subunit GatA: MSIRYESIENLQKMIKENQIKPSEIVKDIYQAIEETDPTIQSFLALDKENAIKKAEELDELQAKGEINGKLFGIPMGIKDNIITEGLETTCASKMLEGFVPIYESTVMKKLHHENSVLIGKVNLDEFAMGGSTETSYFKKTVNPFDHKAVPGGSSGGSAAAVAAGLVPFTLGTDTGGSIRQPAAYCGVVGLKPTYGRVSRYGLVAFASSLDQIGPITRNVKDNALVLEAIVGEDEMDSTSAPDSSNDFTSEIGQDIKDMKIGLPKEYIGEGVDQEVKDAVLKAAETFKSLGAIVEEVSLPRTSYGIPSYYVIASAEASSNLARFDGIRYGYHSKEAQTLEELYKLSRSEGFGQEVKRRILLGTYVLSSGYYDAYYKKAQKVRTLIKQDFESVFEDYDVILGPTTPTVAFDIGTEINDPLTMYANDLLTTPVNLAGLPGISIPCGLAENGRPIGLQIIGKPFDEKTIYRVAHQYETQFNLHDQYQKL; the protein is encoded by the coding sequence ATGAGCATCCGTTATGAGTCTATTGAAAATCTACAAAAGATGATCAAGGAGAATCAAATAAAGCCTTCAGAAATTGTGAAAGATATTTATCAAGCAATTGAAGAAACTGATCCTACAATCCAATCATTTTTAGCTTTAGATAAAGAAAATGCAATTAAAAAAGCCGAAGAATTAGATGAACTACAAGCCAAAGGTGAAATCAACGGAAAATTATTTGGTATTCCAATGGGTATCAAAGACAATATTATTACAGAAGGTCTAGAGACGACTTGTGCAAGTAAAATGTTAGAGGGCTTTGTACCAATTTATGAGTCCACTGTTATGAAAAAATTGCATCATGAAAACAGTGTGTTAATCGGGAAAGTCAATTTAGACGAGTTTGCAATGGGTGGTTCTACAGAGACGTCTTACTTTAAAAAGACAGTCAACCCATTTGATCATAAAGCAGTACCAGGCGGGTCTTCAGGTGGTTCAGCAGCAGCAGTTGCAGCTGGTTTAGTGCCTTTTACATTAGGAACTGACACAGGTGGTTCCATACGTCAACCTGCAGCATATTGTGGTGTGGTAGGTTTAAAACCAACATATGGTCGTGTTTCTCGTTATGGACTTGTCGCATTTGCGTCTTCGTTAGACCAAATTGGTCCGATTACAAGAAATGTTAAAGACAATGCGCTTGTTTTAGAAGCAATCGTTGGTGAAGACGAAATGGATTCTACAAGTGCGCCAGATAGTTCAAATGATTTTACATCAGAAATTGGTCAAGATATTAAAGATATGAAAATAGGTTTACCAAAAGAGTATATTGGTGAAGGTGTTGATCAAGAAGTCAAAGACGCAGTTTTAAAAGCGGCAGAAACTTTCAAATCATTAGGCGCAATTGTTGAAGAAGTATCATTGCCAAGAACATCTTACGGTATCCCATCTTACTATGTGATTGCCTCAGCGGAAGCATCTTCTAACTTAGCGCGTTTTGACGGCATTCGCTATGGTTACCACTCTAAAGAAGCGCAAACATTGGAAGAATTATACAAACTTTCAAGAAGTGAAGGTTTCGGTCAAGAAGTGAAACGTCGTATTTTATTAGGTACGTACGTATTAAGTTCAGGCTATTATGATGCCTATTATAAAAAAGCACAAAAAGTCCGTACTTTAATTAAACAGGACTTTGAAAGTGTATTTGAAGACTATGATGTCATTTTAGGACCTACAACACCAACTGTCGCATTTGATATTGGAACTGAAATTAATGATCCATTGACAATGTACGCAAATGATTTGTTAACAACACCTGTTAACTTAGCAGGTTTACCTGGTATATCGATACCTTGTGGTTTAGCAGAAAATGGTCGTCCTATCGGTTTACAAATCATTGGTAAGCCATTTGATGAAAAAACAATTTACCGTGTAGCACATCAATATGAGACACAATTTAATTTACACGACCAATATCAAAAATTATAA
- a CDS encoding CamS family sex pheromone protein has product MKKSIVLLLGLSLVLSACGPDEDESKSSKEKTETQQRDHNKVKEIATDKNVQGTDYRTILPFKESQARGLIQENMANSYNGEDFEDGLLNISKEVYPTDEYLYQDGQYLDKDTIRAYLKPKYTKKELDKMSDKEKENKNATANLGLNPSVNGETDEEKIAKKSPAYLSNILEQDFYDNGDTKGEDIEGMTIGLAMNSVYYYQKEKYGETYHEKLDEQEIKKQGRQMAEEMLSRLRENDDLKDIPITFAIYIQSAQEDIIPGHFVSYATAEKKGAKLSDWHQIDQKTVLLPSSEASDLNENLNANFKDFNSALQSYFSNFTQAVGKAEFKNKKVQNLTVDLPIDYYGKAELIGITQYVTQLAEKDFKSVDQYEIHIKDGSQPRALIRKTKEEKSPQVHIYQN; this is encoded by the coding sequence ATGAAAAAGTCAATAGTACTTCTTTTAGGTTTATCACTTGTATTATCAGCTTGTGGTCCAGATGAAGATGAGTCAAAGTCCTCGAAAGAAAAAACTGAAACGCAACAACGAGACCACAATAAAGTAAAAGAAATTGCGACAGATAAAAATGTGCAAGGAACGGATTATCGAACAATTTTACCATTTAAAGAAAGTCAGGCGCGTGGATTAATTCAAGAAAATATGGCTAATAGCTATAACGGCGAAGATTTTGAAGATGGCTTGCTCAATATTAGTAAAGAAGTGTATCCGACTGATGAATACTTGTATCAAGATGGTCAATATTTAGATAAAGATACGATTAGAGCCTATCTTAAACCGAAGTATACGAAAAAAGAACTTGATAAAATGAGCGACAAAGAAAAAGAGAATAAAAATGCGACAGCCAATTTAGGATTAAATCCATCTGTGAATGGTGAAACAGATGAAGAAAAAATCGCTAAAAAATCTCCTGCCTATTTATCTAATATTTTAGAACAAGACTTTTATGATAATGGTGATACTAAAGGTGAAGATATTGAAGGTATGACAATCGGTTTAGCGATGAATAGTGTGTATTACTATCAAAAAGAAAAATACGGCGAAACGTATCATGAAAAACTGGATGAACAAGAAATTAAAAAGCAAGGCCGACAAATGGCTGAAGAAATGTTATCACGTTTAAGAGAAAATGACGATTTGAAAGATATTCCAATCACCTTTGCGATATACATTCAGTCAGCGCAAGAGGATATCATTCCGGGTCATTTTGTGAGTTATGCGACAGCCGAGAAAAAAGGGGCTAAACTTTCAGACTGGCATCAAATCGATCAAAAAACCGTACTGTTACCGTCAAGTGAGGCATCAGATTTGAATGAGAATCTCAATGCGAACTTTAAGGACTTTAACAGTGCATTACAATCTTACTTCTCTAACTTTACACAAGCCGTTGGTAAAGCCGAGTTTAAAAACAAAAAAGTACAAAATTTAACTGTTGATTTACCTATTGATTATTACGGTAAAGCCGAGTTAATCGGAATTACGCAATATGTGACACAACTTGCTGAAAAAGATTTTAAATCTGTGGATCAATATGAAATTCATATTAAAGATGGGAGTCAGCCACGTGCACTCATACGTAAAACGAAAGAAGAAAAATCACCACAAGTGCATATTTATCAAAACTAA
- the putP gene encoding sodium/proline symporter PutP, whose product MVLFGSNLSSQVNLDWQTYIMIAIYFIILLGIGYYGYKQATSNLSEYMLGGRNIGPWVTALSAGASDMSGWMIMGLPGEVYSTGLSAVWITIGLTLGAYINYLVVAPRLRAHTEIAGDAITLPDFFKNRLDDQSNLIKIISGLIIVVFFTLYTHAGLVSGGKLFDSAFGLDYHVGLILIAVIVILYTFFGGYLAVSITDFFQGVIMLVAMVMVPIVVMLKLNGLDTFHTIAEMKPTNLDLFKGTTVIGIISFFAWGLGYFGQPHILVRFMSIRTVKLFPLTRRIGITWMIVGLLGAVLVGLLGIAFVPAQGVQIQDPETLFILMSQLLFHPLVGGFLLAAILAAIMSTISSQLLVTSSSLTEDFYKLIRGDKANAAAHEKEFVLVGRISVIIVAVAAIAIAWTPNNTILNLVGNAWAGFGAAFGPLVILSLYWKGLSRTGAISGMVAGALTVILWIVFAHPYGDVNDFFNLYEIVPGFIMSLIVTVLVSNMTQKPGAFVEEDLNQVVKQLNDAKSRN is encoded by the coding sequence ATGGTTTTATTTGGTTCTAATTTGTCCAGTCAAGTCAATCTCGATTGGCAAACGTACATTATGATTGCCATTTATTTCATTATCTTACTCGGTATTGGTTACTATGGTTATAAACAAGCAACAAGTAATTTGAGTGAGTACATGTTAGGTGGCCGTAACATTGGCCCATGGGTAACCGCCCTCTCAGCAGGTGCTTCTGATATGAGTGGCTGGATGATTATGGGATTACCTGGTGAAGTTTATTCAACTGGGTTATCTGCCGTATGGATTACGATTGGTCTAACACTCGGTGCTTACATTAACTATTTAGTCGTCGCACCAAGACTTCGTGCACATACAGAAATTGCCGGTGATGCGATTACGTTACCAGATTTCTTTAAAAATCGTTTAGATGATCAGTCGAATTTAATTAAAATTATTTCAGGCTTAATCATTGTCGTGTTCTTTACATTGTATACGCATGCTGGTTTAGTATCAGGTGGTAAGTTATTCGACAGTGCATTTGGATTAGACTACCATGTCGGATTAATTTTAATTGCGGTTATCGTTATTCTCTACACGTTTTTCGGTGGGTATCTTGCTGTATCAATCACTGACTTTTTTCAAGGGGTAATTATGTTAGTGGCAATGGTCATGGTGCCTATTGTTGTGATGTTGAAGTTAAATGGTTTAGATACATTCCATACGATTGCAGAAATGAAACCGACTAATTTAGATTTATTTAAAGGTACAACAGTGATTGGAATTATTTCATTCTTTGCATGGGGACTCGGTTATTTTGGCCAACCTCATATTCTCGTACGTTTCATGTCGATTCGTACTGTGAAATTATTCCCTCTTACACGTCGTATCGGGATTACATGGATGATCGTCGGATTATTGGGTGCTGTGTTAGTAGGACTGCTCGGTATCGCGTTCGTTCCAGCACAAGGCGTTCAAATTCAAGACCCAGAAACATTATTTATTTTGATGAGTCAATTGCTATTCCATCCGTTAGTCGGTGGTTTCTTGCTCGCAGCGATTTTAGCAGCCATAATGAGTACGATTTCTTCTCAATTGCTCGTTACATCAAGTTCATTAACAGAAGACTTTTACAAATTGATTCGTGGTGATAAAGCTAATGCCGCTGCACACGAAAAAGAATTTGTATTAGTGGGACGTATTTCTGTAATCATCGTAGCGGTTGCTGCTATTGCCATCGCTTGGACACCGAACAACACGATTTTAAACTTAGTGGGTAATGCATGGGCAGGTTTCGGTGCAGCTTTTGGTCCATTAGTCATTCTTTCATTGTATTGGAAAGGATTATCACGTACAGGTGCAATAAGTGGGATGGTTGCGGGTGCGTTAACCGTTATTTTATGGATTGTATTTGCGCATCCATACGGTGACGTGAACGATTTCTTTAACTTATACGAAATTGTTCCAGGCTTTATCATGAGTTTAATCGTCACTGTCCTTGTTTCAAATATGACACAAAAACCTGGTGCATTTGTAGAAGAAGATTTAAATCAAGTCGTAAAGCAATTGAATGATGCAAAATCAAGAAATTAA